ACCGCAAGGAGCGGCGCTTCGCGGTGGTGTTCGTGGTCTCGGCCGCCGTGCTGTTCGTCACCGGCGCCGTGCTGGCTTATCTGGTGCTGGCCAAGGCGTTGGGATTTCTGCTGACCATCGGCAGCGACGTCCAGGTGACTGCGCTGTCCGGCGAACGCTATTTCGGGTTCCTGATCAACCTGCTGCTGGTGTTCGGAATCAGCTTCGAGTTCCCGTTGCTGATCGTGATGCTCAATCAGGTCGGCGTGCTCAGCTACGCCCGGCTGGCAGCGTGGCGGCGCGGGCTGATCTTCGCGGTGTTCGCCTTCGCCGCGGTGGCCACGCCGGGCTCCGATCCCTTCTCGATGACCGCGCTGGGCCTGGCGCTGACGCTGCTGCTGGAGTTCGCGATCCAGATCGCCCGGTTGCACGACCGACGCAAGGCCAGGCGGGAGGCCGCCACGCAGCTGCGCGACGATGAAGCCTCGCCCATCGATACCCCCGCACCCGTCGCCGCCCCGCATGAGTAGGCCCACCCCGCCGCCGGTGGGCGCCCCAGACCGGCGAGCGTGCGTGTTTGCGCCGCGACACGCCGGTTTTGTCGTACAACTGTGCACGCTCACACAGGCCCACAGCGACCACGGCTGCGTGCCGGCATGACCGAACTGAGCCTGTTCACCGCGCAACTGCCGTTCGGGCTGGACGACTTCCAGCGCCGGGCGTGTGAGGCCCTGCAGGACGGTCGAGGGGTGCTGGTGTGCGCGCCGACCGGCGCCGGCAAGACCGTGGTCGGCGAGTTTGCTGTGCACCTGGCCCTGGCCGCCGGCGGAAAGTGCTTTTACACCACGCCGATCAAGGCGCTGAGCAACCAGAAGCACACCGACTTGGTCGCTCGCTACGGCAAGGACCGGGTGGGTCTGCTGACCGGCGACCAGTCGGTCAACGCCAACGCGCCGGTGGTGGTGATGACCACCGAGGTGTTGCGCAACATGTTGTACGCGAATTCACCCGCCCTGCAGGGTCTTTCGCATGTGGTGATGGACGAGGTGCACTTTCTGGCCGATCGGATGCGCGGCGCGGTCTGGGAGGAGGTCATCCTGCACCTGGCCGACGAGGTGCGGCTGGTCAGCCTGTCGGCGACGGTCAGCAACGCCGAAGAGTTCGGCGGCTGGATCCAGACGGTGCGAGGAGACACCACCGTCGTCGTCGACGAGCACCGCCCGGTGCCGCTGTGGCAGCACATGCTGGTCGGCAAACGGCTGTTCGACCTGTTCGAATCGCGGCCCGACGCCGACGGACCGGGCACCCCGGGCCGGCCGCGCGTCGACCCACAACTATTGCGGCACATCGCCCATCGCCGGGAGGCCGACCGGCTCACCGACTGGTCACCGCGCCGCCACTCGGGCCGGGGCGGCCCCGCACGGCCGAGCTACCGGCCTCCGATGCGCCCCGACGTGATCGCCGTTCTGGACTCGGCCGGCCTGCTGCCGGCGATCACCTTCGTGTTCTCCCGGGCAGGCTGCGACGCCGCGGTCAAGCAGTGCCTGCGCTCGCCGCTGCGGTTGACCAGCGAAGAGGAGCGGGCCCGTATCGCCGAAGTGATCGACCACCGCTGCGGCGACCTCGCCGACGACGACCTTGCCGTGCTGGGCTATTACGAATGGCGCGAGGGGCTGCTGCGCGGTCTGGCCGCCCACCACGCCGGAATGCTGCCGGTGTTCCGCCACACCGTCGAGGAGCTGTTCACCGCGGGCCTGGTCAAGGCCGTGTTCGCCACCGAGACACTGGCACTGGGCATCAACATGCCCGCCCGCACGGTGGTGCTCGAACGCTTGGTCAAGTTCAACGGTGAGCAGCATGCCGCCCTGACCCCGGGTGAGTACACCCAGCTGACCGGCCGGGCCGGCAGGCGCGGCATCGACATCGAAGGCCACGCGGTGGTGTTGTGGCACCCGGGGGAGAGCACCGCCGATCCCGAACAGGTCGCCGGGCTGGCGTCCACCCGTACCTTCCCGTTGCGCAGTTCGTTCGCGCCGTCCTACAACATGACGATCAACCTGGTGCAGCAGATGGGCCCCGAGCAGGCCCACCGGTTGTTGGAGCAGTCGTTCGCCCAGTATCAGGCCGACCGGTCGGTCGTCGGCCTGGTGCGCGGCGCCGAACGCGGCGAACGGACCCTCGATGAGATCGCTGCCGACCTCGGCGGCCGTGACTCGGCGGTGCTCGACTACGCCCGGCTGCGCGCGCAGATCTCCGAACGTGAACGCGCCCAGGCGCGTGCCTCACGGTTACAGCGCCGCCGCGCCGCCAGTGACGCGCTGGCGGCGTTGCGAAAAGGCGACATCATCACCCTCACCCACGGCCGCCGCGGTGGCCTGGCGGTGGTGCTGCAAGCCGATCGGGATTCGGACGAACCTCGGCCGCTGGTGCTCACCGAACACCGCTGGGCGGGCCGGATCTCCTCGGCGGACTACTCGGGCGCCGTGCCTCCGATCGGCACCATGAACCTGCCCAAACGGGTGGAACACCGCCAGCCCCGGGTTCGCCGCGATCTGGCCTCGGCGTTGCGGTCCGCAGCGGCCGGGCTGGTGGCGCCCGGCCCGCGCGGGCGGCGCGGCGGCGGCCCGCAGGACGACCCGGTGGACCCGGAACTGGCGGCGCTGCGGCAGCGGATGCGCGATCATCCCACCCACGCGGAACCCGACCGTGAGGTCAAGGTGCGCACCGCCGAGCGTTACCTGCGCGTGGAGGCCGACAACGCGCAACTGCGCCGGAAGGTCGAAGCGGCTACCAACTCACTGGCCCGCACCTTCGACCGGATCGTCGGCCTGCTCGCCGAGCGGGGCTTCATCGCCGTCGGTGACGGCGATCCGAAAGTGACCGCCGACGGCCGGACGCTGGCTCGGATCTACAGCGAAAGCGACCTCTTGGTCGCCGAGTGTCTGCGTACCGGGGCGTGGGACGGCCTCGGCCCGGCCGAGCTGGCCGCGGTGGTCTCCGCGGTGCTCTACGAGTCACGCGGTGCGGACGGCCCGGGCGGACCACCGACCCTGCAGCCGCCTACCGAGTCGGTGCGACGCGCCCTGCATCAGACCCGAAAGCTCTCGGCGGCGCTGCGGGCCGATGAGCGCCGGCACGGCATCACGGCGAGCCGGGAACCCGACGACGGCTTCGTCGCCGCGGTGTACCGCTGGGCGCGCACCGGCGACCTGGCCTCGGCATTGGATGCCAGCGACCACACCGGCGCGGCCGGTTCGCCGTTGTCGGCGGGTGACTTCGTGCGCTGGTGCCGGCAGGTCCTCGACCTGCTGGATCAGCTGCGCAACGCGGCACCCGGCGCCGAGTTGCGGTCGACCGCGAAACAGGCCATCGACACGGTTTTGCGCGGCGTCGTCGCCGTTGACGCCGGGTAGGCTGGTCCGGGCGCTACGGTGAAGAGCCGGCGGTGATCAGCACCCGCTACGCGAGAGGACTCGAGGAACAACGATGAGCGGACCGCAGGGATACGACCCGACGCAGCCGTGGCAGCCTCAGCAGCCCGGGCAGCCCGAAGAGGGCACCGGAGCGGGTCCGGCAACAGGCGCCGAGCAGCAGTGGCAGCCACCGGCCTACACGCCGTCGCAGTACCCGCAGCAGACCTCATACCCCTCGGCACCGCAGTATCCCGGCTATCCGCAGCCCGAGCAGTACGGTCAGCCGGCGCAGTACGGCCAGCCCGGCCAGTACGGCCAACCCGCTCAATACGGTCAGCCGGGTCAGTACGGCCAACCGGGCCAGTACGGTCAACCCGGCCAGTACGGCCAGTCGGGCCAGTACGGCCAACCCGGCCAGTACGGTCAGTACCCGCAGCAGCCGGGCCAGTACGGGCAGCCCGGGTCCGGGAGCAAGCGCCCGACCGCGCTGGTGGGCACCGTGCTCGCCACCTGCCTGGGGATCGCCGCGCTGGTGGTGCTGGTGCTCGGGTTCTGGAAGCCCGGGTTCTTCGTGACGACCAAGCTCGACGTCGAGAAGGCCCAGCAGGGTGTACAGCAGATCCTGGCCGACCAGACCAACGGCTACGGCGCCAAGAACGTCAAGGACGTGCGGTGCAACAACGGTCAGAGTCCGGTCGTCAAGCAGGGTGACACGTTCAACTGCGAAGTCAGCATCGACGGCACCAAACGTCAGGTGACCGTCACCTTCCAGGACAACTCCGGTACCTACGAGGTCGGTCGGCCCAAGTAGTCGCGAAGCTGGGACCGCCACATTAATCCGGCTCAGTCCGGCAGCGTGTCGAGTGCCCGCTGCAGCCGGGCGATCGAGGATCCCACTCCCAGGCGTTCGGCCAGTGCGGCGACGCGCGGTGGGTCCGCAGCCACCCGTGGCAGGGTGTCCGACGGCGTCGACAGCTTGACCGGGGCATCGGTGGCGACCCGCACCACCGGTCCGGCGGCGGCGATGTAATCCTGCGCCGCCTGCAATTTCGCCCGCACACCCTTGGCCATCGGCGAGTCCGGATCGGCGGCGGCGGCCAGCACCGCCGCCAGCGAGCCGTACTGGGCCAGCAGCCCGACGGCGGTCTTCTCGCCGATACCGGGCACTCCGGGCAGCCCGTCGGAGGGATCACCGCGTAGCAATGCCATCTCGGCGTAGGCGGCGCCGGCGCGCTCGGCGGGCAGGCCGTAGCGCTCTGCCACCTCCGCCGGGCCCAACAGGGTCGCCTGTGCCAGTCCGCGTCCCAGGTAGAGCACCGAGACCGCGACGGGGCGGTCGGCGACGACCTGCAGCAGGTCGCGGTCGCCGCTGACGACGATCACCGGGTCCTTGCGTTCGGCGGCGGCCAGCGTGCCCAGCACGTCGTCGGCCTCGAAATCCGGTGCTCCGGCGGTGGCGATCCCGAACGCATCGAGCAGCTCGGCGATCATCTCCACCTGCGGACTCAGGTCGTCGGGCACCTCCTCGATGTCGACGGTATCGGCGGGGGCCGCTGGTCCTGCCGGTCCTGCTATTCCCTCCTCGGCCACCCGGTGGGCCTTGTAGGAGGCGACGAGGTCGACCCGCCACTGTGGTCGCCAGTCCAGATCCAGACAGACGGCCAGCCGGTCGGGACGCTGCCGGGTGATCAGGGTGGCCACCGAGTCGAAGAAGCCGCGCACCGCGTTCACCGGCCGGCCGTCGGGCGCGGTGATCGAGGACGGTACCCCGAAGTAGGACCGGAACCACATACTGGCACCGTCGAGCAGCAGCACGGGAGCAGTCATGGGTCCCACCCTATTTCCCGCCGGTTAGCCTGGCAGACGTGACTTCCCGGTTCGACAGCAGCGTTTACGCCCATCGCCTGACCGCCGCGGCCGCCGCCAGCGCCGACGCCGGCCTGGCCGGGATGGTGATCACCCCGGGTTACGACCTGCGCTACCTGACCGGATCACGCGCCCAGACCTTCGAGCGGCTGACCGCGTTGGTGCTGCCCGTGTCCGGCCCGCCCACCATGGTCGTGCCGCGGCTGGAGCTGGCGGCGCTGCGCGAATCCGCCGTGGCCGACCTGGGTATCGCCGTGCAGTCCTGGGTCGACGGGCAGGACCCCTACCGCCTGGTGGGTGAGGCGCTCGGGGCCTCGCCGGCGGCCGCGGCGGTCGCCGATTCGATGCCGGCGCTGCATCTGCTGCCGCTGGTCGAGGTGCTCGGGGAAACTCCGGTGCTGGCCACCGAGGTGTTGCGTGAGCTGCGAATGATCAAGGACCCCAGCGAGATCGACGCACTTCGTATGGCCGGCGCGGCGATCGACCGGGTGCATGCCCGGGTGCCGGAGTTTCTGGTGCCCGGCCGCACCGAGGCCGACGTCGCCGCTGATATCGCCGAAGCGATTGTCGCCGAAGGGCATTCGGAGGTGGCATTCATCATCGTGGGTTCCGGGCCGCACGGTGCCGACCCACACCACGAGTGCTCGGATCGCGAGTTACGGCCCGGCGACATCGTCGTGGTGGACATCGGGGGTCCGGTCGAGCCCGGGTACCATTCCGACTCGACCCGGACCTACAGCCTGGGAGAACCTGACGCGCAGGTGGCGCAACGCTACTCGGTGCTACAGCGGGCGCAGCGCGCGGCGGTCGACAGCATCCGACCCGGGATATCGGCGCAGCAGGTCGACGCGGCGGCGCGCGATGTGCTGGCCGAGGCGGGGTTGGCGGAATATTTCGTGCACCGCACCGGGCACGGCATCGGCTTGTCGGTGCATGAGGAGCCCTACATCGTCGCCGGCAACGACGTGGCACTGGCCGCCGGAATGGCGTTCTCGGTCGAGCCGGGCATCTACTTTCCCGGCGAGTGGGGCGCCCGGATTGAAGACATCGTGATCGTCACCGAGGACGGCGCCGAGTCACTGAACAACCGGCCGCACGAGTTGGTCGTGGTGGCCGTCTAACGGTTACCGCGGTCGAGCAGATCAGCAGACCCCAGCACGCGCTCCACCTGTACTTCGATCACCACGCGCTGCGGGTTGACCCGCGGCGTCCGGTATCGCTGGGCGTAGCGCAACTCGGCGTCGCGCACGGCTGCGGCCGCGTCGTTGACGCTGGCGCTGCCCTCCAGTGAGAGCCAGCGCGCGCCGTCGACCTGGCTGAGCACGGCCACCCCGGCGCGCTCGGCGTTGACCGCCTTCTGCGAGCCGCCGGTGGTGATCACCCGGGCGATATGGGTCTTCGGATCGAAGGTGAAGCCGACCGCGACCACGTGCGGAGAGTTGTCGGCGCGCAGGGTGGTCAGCATCGCCAGGTGACGTTCGGTGAGAAAGGCCAGTGCGTCACTGGTGAGCCGGGTCGTCGCGTTCGCCATCACCGTTCACGCTAGCGCAGGCGATAATCGCAGCCGTGAACGACACGGTTGACGGGCCGGTGGTGATTTTCGGCGGGCGCAGCGAGATCGGTGTGGAACTGGCGTGCCGGCTGGCGCCCGGGGCGACGGTGGTGCTCGCCGCCCGGGCCGCCGACCGACTCGACGCCCAGGTCACCGCCGTGCGCGAGGCGGGTGCCGCGGCGGTGCACACGATGGAGTTCGATGCGGACGACCTAGCCGGCCACGGCCCCCGGGTTGCGGCCTTGATCGCCGAGCACGGCCCGATCGGCACCGCCGTGCTGGCCTTCGGGATCCTGGGCGATCAGGCGCGCGCGGAAGCCGATGCCGCGCACGCAGTGGCCGTGGTCCACACCGACTATGTCGCGCAGGTCAGCCTGCTCACCCATTTGGCCGCGGCGATGCGCGCCGCGGGCCGGGGCCGCATGGTGGTGTTCTCCTCGATCGCGGGGGTGCGGGTACGCCGTGCCAACTACGTCTACGGCTCCGCCAAGGCCGGCCTGGACGGGTTCGCCAACGGACTGGCCGACGCCTTGCACGGCACGGGGGTGGGGTTGCTGATCGTGCGTCCCGGGTTCGTCATCGGGCGGATGACGGCCGGCATGAAGCCGGCTCCGCCTGCCAGCACCCCAGCCCAGGTGGCGGCCGCGACCGCTCGGGCCCTCGCGCGGGGCCGGCGCACGGTCGCGGTGCCCTGGATGCTGCGGCCGATGTTCGCCCTGATGCGACTGGTGCCCCAGGCCGTCTGGCGCCGAATGCCGCGCTGACCGGGCAGAGGATCGTAATCCGATTGTCGTAGCGTTGCAGGAAACTGGCACTGACGTAAGAAAAAACAGAGGAAATTCGTCCGACGGTCTGGTCTCAGCCCGCCTAACAGGACTATGGTCTAAAACCATGGACGATCGTGAGAAAGACCCATCGGTGGTGTTGCCCTATCTGATCGGGCGGCCGCTCCCCGCGACCGAGGTCTATGAAGCCTTCGGCTATCGCAAGTCGGCGTACTACAAGGCGGCGCACGAAGGCCGGCTCATCACCGCGGACAATCTGCTGCGGGTTGCCAAGCACTTCGGCTTGAACGCCGTCGATCTGCTGGTGCGCTACGGGCTGATCTCGGCCGACGCGGTGGCCGCCTACGTGGATACGGCGCAACCCAAGCCCGTGCTGCCCAAGCTGGCCGACCTGCACCCGCTCCCGGCCCGGCCGCCGCTGTAGCCGAGCGGCCCCGCTCGCCCCTTCATCAGGGATCCCGGCGCCGACGCTCCGGGCGGGTAGATTCACGTCCGTGGCCCCGACGTTTGCTGAGATCGCCAAGTCCGACTATCTGTTGCTGACCACATTCACCAAGGACGGCCGCCCCAAGCCCACTCCGGTGTGGGCGGCCGCCGACGGAGACCGGCTGCTGGTGATCACCCAGGAGTCGTCCTGGAAGGTCAAGCGGATCCGCAACACCCCGCGCGTCACCCTGGCGGTCTGTGACATGCGGGGCCGACCCAAGGGCGAGGCGATCGAGGCGGTGGCCACCGTATTGGACAAGGCGCACAACGGCGCCGTCTACGCCGCGATCGGCAAGCGGTACGGGATCATCGGGCGGGTGTTCAACCTGTTCAGCAAGCTGCGGGGCGGCATGCGCAACAACGTCGGGCTGGCACTGACCGCCGCCGGCTGAGGCCACGACTCCGTCACATATAGTGGACTTAAGTCATTAAAATTAGCATTGTTGGGTTGGACCCACCGACAAACTAGGAGCTCTCGTGGCCACCTTCACCTCCGACCAGATCCTCGGCGACATCGTGACCGCCGACCCGTCGACCACACGCATCCTGAGCAAGTTCGGGATCGACTTCTGCTGCCACGGCCAACGGACACTCAATGATGCGTGCGCCGCCGACGGCGTCGACGCCGATCAGCTGCTCGCGGCACTCAACAGCTCCGGCCAGCCCGCTCAGCGCGCCGACTGGGCCGACTTCGACGACGCCTCGCTGATCGCCCACATCGTCAGCACCCACCACCGGTTCCTGTGGGACGAGTTCCCCCGGCTGGCGGAGCTGGTCGACAAGGTGGCACGGGTGCACGGCCCCAACCACGGCGAGCTGGCACGCGTCCGGGAGCTCTTCCACCAGCTTCGCGCCGGCATGGAGCCGCACCTGCGCACCGAGGAGACCATGCTGTTCCCCGAGATCAGCCTGCATGCCGGCCGGCCCGACCGCCCGCTGTCGGATGAGGTGCGCAACGAACTGGCCGAGAACCAGCAGGAGCACGACAACGCCGGCCACCTGCTCGCCGAACTGCGGGAACTCACCGACGGCTACACCATCCCGGCAGACGCCTGCGCCAGCTACACCGCGATGCTGGCCGGCCTGGCGGACCTGGAGAGCGACATCCACCTGCACGTACACAAGGAGAACAACGTGCTGTTCCCGCGGGTGCTCGCCGGGGCCGGCAGCCTCACCTGAGCTCAGCCGAGGGCGTGGAGGTGTTCGTCGAAAAACGCGAACACCCGCGCCCAGGCATCGGCGGTCGCGGCGTCGTTGTAGCCGAAGCCGGCGATGCGGATCAGCGGCTGGGCGGGCAGCTTGTTGGCGAAGCTGTGCCCCGCTCCGGGATAGACCTTGATGTCGTGCGGGATGTTCTTGCGCTCGGCGACCCGGCGTAACCGGTCGGGGGCGCCGGCGCCCAGCGGATCACGACCGCCGAAACTGGCGACGATCGGGCAGGCGCCCTCGAGTGTTTCGTCGAGGTGGCGCGGCAGCGGAGTGCCATAGAACGGGGCGGAGGCCCCGAAGCCCTTGGGTGACAAGATCAATGAGAACTGCCCGCCCATGCAGAAACCGGCGATACCGACCTTCCCGGAGCACTCCGGCATGCCCAGCAGATGATCGCGGGCGGCCAGGATGTCGTCCAGGGCGCGGCCGCGCTGGGTCAACAGCTCGCGGAACACCCGGGTGATGCAGCGCGCCCGGCCGCCGCGCGAGTACAGGTTCGGCGACACCGCGAGGTAGCCCGCGCCGGCGATCCGCTCGGAGATGGCTTCCATGTCCGCGGCGTAGCCGATCGCGTCGTGGATCACCACCACTCCAGGCCACGGCCCGGGCCCGTCCGGGATGTCCAGCAACGCCTCGATGGGCCCGTCGGGGGTCGCGATTTCGATGGTCGTCATCGCCTCAACGTATTCCCCGGTCCGCCGGGAGGGAACCTCCTCGGCGGCCCGGACGTTGGGGTGGCATGGCGAGCGCTGTGTTGCGGATGTTTCTGATCTACGCCGTGGCCGAGTCGGCCGCGGTTGCCGCACTGATCTGGGCGATCGGATTCGGCTGGACGACGCTGCTGTTGCTGGGCGCCTTCGTGGGCGGGCTGGCGCTGTCGGCAGGACAGGTCCGACGTCAGGTCAGGCGGCTGCGTTCGGGAGCCGGGCCCGGTGTGCTCACCGACGGCGGCCTGGTCGCGGCGGGCACCCTGCTGGTGCTCGTCCCCGGCCCGCTGACCACGCTGGCGGGCCTGTTGCTGCTGGCACCCCCGACCCGTACCGCCGCCCGGCCACTGCTGGCCGCGCTGGCCACCGCCGGGATCGGGCGCCACACGCCGCTGGCGGCCGCCACGGTGGCCGGCGGACGCTGGTATACCGCTCGGCGCGCTGCGGGCCGCCGCACCGACGACTACATCGACGCCGAAGTGGTCGACGTCACCGACGTCCGCCCCGTCCAGCCGCCCGCCTTGTCGGTCGGCTGACCCGGCGCTACCGACACCCCGTACTTTTACGGCGTGACAGTCGTGCCCGGGGCTCCCACCTTGCTGCTGCTCGGCGGCCGCATCCACAGCCCGACTCATCCGGACGCCACCGCGATGGCGGTCCGCGACGGGACGGTCGCCTGGCTGGGCAGCGACGCCGTCGGCCGCGACCAATTCCCGCGAGCCGACGTGCTGGACCTCGACGGGGCTTTGGTGACACCGGCTTTCGTGGACAGCCACGTCCACGTCACCGAGACCGGGCTGTGCCGCACCGGTCTGGATCTGCGGGCGGCTACCTCCCAGCGGCACTGTCTGCAGCTGATCGCCGACTATGCGACAACCCATCCCGACCAGCCGATCTGGGGCCACGGCTGGGACGAATCCGGCTGGCCCGACGGTGGTGCCCCGGACACCGAGGCGCTCGACGCGGTGGTGGGGGACCGGCCTGCCTATCTGTCGCGGGTCGATGTCCACTCCGCGCTGGCCTCCAGCGGGCTCCGCACCCGGGTGCTGGAACTCCCGGGACGACCCGACGCCGCGGCGCCGCTGGCCGGTGCGGCCCACCACCTGGTGCGTGCCGCGGCCCGCAACCTGCTCACCAGCGCCCAGCGGGCGGCCGCCCGCACCGCCGCGCTCGACGCCGCGGCCGCGGCCGGGATCGTCGCGGTGCACGAGTGCGCCGGCCCGGACATCGGCGGCCTGGACGACTGGCGGGAGCTGCGGGCCCTCAGCGAGCAGGGTGACGGTGTCGAGGTCATCGGTTACTGGGGTGAGGCGGTCAGCAGTGCCACTCGGGCGCGCGAACTCCTCGCCGACACCGGCGCCCGCGGTCTCGGCGGCGACCTGTTCGTCGACGGCGCCCTGGGCTCGCACACGGCCTGGCTGCACGAGCCCTACGCCGACGCCGCGGACTGCACCGGGGTTCGTCACCTGGACCCCGACACCGTCGGCGCCCATCTGTGGGCCTGCACCGAGGCGGGGGTGACCGCCGGTTTCCACGTCATCGGCGACGCCGCGGTGTCCTCGGTGGTCGCGGCGCTGGAACGGGTGGTGGAGCACTTCGGGGTCGCCGCGGTGGCACGCTGCGGGCACCGGCTGGAGCACCTGGAGATGGTCAGCGCCGAGCAGGCCGCCAAGCTGGGGTCCTGGGGCGTGATCGCCAGCATGCAACCCGTTTTCGACGCGCTCTGGGGCGGCGACGACGGCATGTACGCCCAACGGCTGGGGGCGCAGCGGGCTGCCGGGCTGAACCCGTTCGCGCTGTTAGCATCCCAAGGCGTGCCCCTCGCGTTCGGTTCGGACAGCCCGGTGACCACTCTCGATCCGTGGGCAGCGGTGCGCGCGGCCGCACACCACCGCACACCGGGCAGCGCGGTGTCGATGCGGGCGGCGTTCGCCGCGGCCACCCGCGGCGGCTGGCGAGCCGCCGGCGTCAACGACGGCATTAGCGGAACCCTGGTGCCCGGAGCCCCCGCCTCCTACGCGGTCTGGGAGGTCGCCCGGCTTGCCGTGCAGGCGCCTCGCGATACCGTTCAGCGCTGGTCGACCGATCCGCGCTCCCGGGTGCCGGCGCTACCGGTGCTGGAACCCGGTGACACGCCGAAATGCCGGCGCACCGTGCACCGTGGTGTGGTCCTTTATGGCTGACCCCACGGAGGATCCGGAGACACCCCACGGTCCCGCAGCGCCGAACCGGTTGGAGCGGCTGGGGATCGCGGCGGCCGACCGCTGGGCCCAGCTGGCGGCATCGGTGGTCGCCGGCATGTTGCTACGGGCCGGCTTCCCGCCGCTGAACTGGTGGTGGGCGGCGATTCTGGCGTTCTCGCTGTTGGCCTGGGTGCTTATTCACCGCGAGACCACCGTCGGCGGCGGGTTCGGCTACGGGCTGCTGTGCGGGCTGGCGTTCTATCTGCCCCTGCTGCCCTGGGTCGGCGGTCTGGTCGGCGCCCTGCCCTGGCTGCTGTTGACCCTGATGT
This is a stretch of genomic DNA from Mycolicibacter terrae. It encodes these proteins:
- a CDS encoding dienelactone hydrolase family protein, with product MTTIEIATPDGPIEALLDIPDGPGPWPGVVVIHDAIGYAADMEAISERIAGAGYLAVSPNLYSRGGRARCITRVFRELLTQRGRALDDILAARDHLLGMPECSGKVGIAGFCMGGQFSLILSPKGFGASAPFYGTPLPRHLDETLEGACPIVASFGGRDPLGAGAPDRLRRVAERKNIPHDIKVYPGAGHSFANKLPAQPLIRIAGFGYNDAATADAWARVFAFFDEHLHALG
- a CDS encoding FxsA family protein, with the translated sequence MASAVLRMFLIYAVAESAAVAALIWAIGFGWTTLLLLGAFVGGLALSAGQVRRQVRRLRSGAGPGVLTDGGLVAAGTLLVLVPGPLTTLAGLLLLAPPTRTAARPLLAALATAGIGRHTPLAAATVAGGRWYTARRAAGRRTDDYIDAEVVDVTDVRPVQPPALSVG
- a CDS encoding amidohydrolase, whose translation is MAVRDGTVAWLGSDAVGRDQFPRADVLDLDGALVTPAFVDSHVHVTETGLCRTGLDLRAATSQRHCLQLIADYATTHPDQPIWGHGWDESGWPDGGAPDTEALDAVVGDRPAYLSRVDVHSALASSGLRTRVLELPGRPDAAAPLAGAAHHLVRAAARNLLTSAQRAAARTAALDAAAAAGIVAVHECAGPDIGGLDDWRELRALSEQGDGVEVIGYWGEAVSSATRARELLADTGARGLGGDLFVDGALGSHTAWLHEPYADAADCTGVRHLDPDTVGAHLWACTEAGVTAGFHVIGDAAVSSVVAALERVVEHFGVAAVARCGHRLEHLEMVSAEQAAKLGSWGVIASMQPVFDALWGGDDGMYAQRLGAQRAAGLNPFALLASQGVPLAFGSDSPVTTLDPWAAVRAAAHHRTPGSAVSMRAAFAAATRGGWRAAGVNDGISGTLVPGAPASYAVWEVARLAVQAPRDTVQRWSTDPRSRVPALPVLEPGDTPKCRRTVHRGVVLYG